One segment of Actinomyces sp. 432 DNA contains the following:
- a CDS encoding DDE-type integrase/transposase/recombinase: MGYAVSPFKRQRIIEFDSRVAGVSVEEFCRQVGVSKSSFYRIRKRAKQEGPGAALVARSRAPLHPARRWDERVDERIAQVRRELVADGKDAGPWSVWWVLSGAGANPAPSRATIARRMRAMGLVVPAPRKRPRVSFKRFTRTSANELWQLDGIEWSIQGRAVTIYQVIDDCSRVLVALKAAWGGETHEATRQILSEAFDSWGRPAAILTDNGRAFNTHRTTGFGRTERWLASLGIRPISGAIGHPQTQGKVESSHKPLQLWLAAHPYTTLEDLNAGLVHFTAYYNTERQHQGLGISITPIRVWHQVPRALPNPSPINLDALSGPVPLSLPQAASTDPTITSRQSLSNGTVTYKGRIIYVGSFMAGQTIEFRQYPTRLDLYDQAGTHFAAIPWPQPTQAQTHSRATINASKPPNRIISRPPRSPRSQPSQNP; encoded by the coding sequence ATGGGCTATGCAGTTTCGCCGTTCAAGCGTCAGCGCATCATTGAGTTCGACTCGCGGGTTGCGGGTGTGAGCGTGGAGGAGTTCTGCCGGCAGGTGGGGGTCTCGAAGTCCTCGTTCTACCGGATCCGTAAGCGGGCCAAGCAGGAGGGGCCGGGGGCGGCGCTGGTCGCCCGTTCCAGGGCGCCGCTGCACCCGGCGCGCCGTTGGGATGAGCGGGTTGATGAGCGTATCGCCCAGGTACGCCGGGAGCTGGTTGCCGACGGGAAGGATGCGGGTCCGTGGTCGGTGTGGTGGGTGCTGTCCGGGGCGGGGGCAAACCCGGCCCCGTCGCGGGCGACTATTGCCAGGCGCATGCGGGCCATGGGGCTGGTGGTCCCGGCGCCACGCAAGCGCCCGCGGGTGTCTTTCAAGCGGTTCACGCGTACCAGCGCTAACGAGCTGTGGCAGCTGGACGGTATCGAGTGGAGTATCCAGGGGCGTGCGGTGACCATCTACCAGGTCATCGATGACTGCTCCAGGGTGCTGGTGGCGCTCAAGGCGGCCTGGGGCGGGGAGACGCATGAGGCCACACGCCAGATCCTGTCCGAGGCGTTCGACTCCTGGGGGCGGCCCGCAGCCATCCTGACCGACAACGGCAGGGCCTTCAACACTCACCGCACCACCGGATTCGGGCGGACAGAGAGGTGGCTGGCCAGCCTGGGGATCCGTCCGATCAGCGGCGCCATCGGTCACCCACAGACCCAGGGCAAGGTCGAAAGCTCCCATAAGCCCCTCCAGCTGTGGCTGGCAGCGCACCCCTACACCACCCTGGAGGACCTAAACGCCGGACTGGTGCACTTCACCGCCTACTACAACACCGAGCGCCAGCACCAGGGGCTGGGAATATCCATAACCCCCATACGCGTGTGGCACCAGGTCCCCCGGGCCCTGCCCAATCCCTCCCCAATCAACCTTGACGCGCTATCCGGGCCTGTGCCGCTGAGCCTGCCGCAGGCTGCCAGCACCGACCCCACCATCACCAGCAGACAGTCCCTGAGCAACGGGACCGTGACCTACAAAGGCCGCATCATCTACGTCGGATCCTTCATGGCCGGCCAGACAATCGAGTTCCGCCAGTACCCCACCCGCCTGGACCTCTACGACCAGGCCGGAACACACTTCGCCGCGATCCCCTGGCCCCAGCCCACCCAGGCCCAGACCCACAGCCGGGCCACCATCAACGCTTCCAAACCACCCAACAGAATCATCAGCAGGCCACCCCGCTCACCCCGCTCCCAACCGTCCCAAAACCCATGA
- the tpx gene encoding thiol peroxidase: MATITREGVQVHTVGNLPAVGTKAPDFELVGADLGPVTSAQLAGRRVVLNIFPSVDTGICAMSVRQFNQLAAGLDNTTVVCVSADLPYAAARFCGAEGLDRVVTGSTFRSSFGEDYGVVLVDGPTAGLMSRAIVVLDTDGTVLYTEQVPEIRQEPDYDAAIAALA; the protein is encoded by the coding sequence ATGGCTACGATCACTCGCGAAGGCGTCCAGGTACACACCGTCGGCAACCTCCCCGCCGTAGGCACTAAGGCTCCCGACTTCGAGCTGGTGGGCGCGGACCTAGGGCCGGTCACGTCAGCGCAACTCGCCGGCCGCCGTGTCGTGCTGAACATCTTCCCGTCGGTGGACACCGGCATCTGCGCCATGTCGGTGCGCCAGTTCAATCAGCTTGCGGCCGGCCTGGATAACACCACCGTGGTGTGCGTTTCCGCGGACCTGCCCTATGCGGCCGCGCGCTTCTGCGGTGCCGAGGGCCTGGACCGGGTCGTGACGGGCTCCACCTTCCGCTCCAGCTTCGGCGAGGACTACGGCGTTGTGCTGGTGGACGGCCCCACGGCCGGACTGATGTCCCGTGCCATCGTGGTGCTCGACACCGACGGCACCGTCCTGTACACCGAGCAGGTGCCGGAGATCCGCCAGGAGCCCGACTATGACGCCGCTATCGCTGCGCTCGCATAG
- a CDS encoding GAP1-N2 domain-containing protein — translation MSPRSQDTGSRPYRADALPPSIPPGASAAPTSSQLLYTNVDRVVDGRTFSGWQIMAASGDLDEEEAQSLSRLIEPVLSPARSLPSFPTAEEIAGAERRLAQVPVGRDTVFIHTAPPGSTLLAGRTASPTCCGYGKRLLPR, via the coding sequence ATGTCGCCTCGAAGTCAGGACACAGGTTCCCGCCCCTACCGGGCAGACGCGCTGCCGCCGTCTATCCCGCCTGGCGCGAGCGCGGCGCCGACGTCCTCCCAGCTGCTCTACACGAATGTCGACCGCGTAGTCGACGGCCGGACGTTCTCTGGCTGGCAGATCATGGCTGCATCCGGGGACCTGGATGAGGAGGAGGCGCAGTCGCTCAGCCGCCTGATCGAGCCGGTGCTCTCCCCGGCCCGGTCGCTGCCGTCCTTCCCTACAGCGGAGGAGATCGCGGGCGCCGAGCGCCGGCTCGCGCAGGTACCAGTGGGGCGTGACACTGTCTTCATCCATACTGCCCCGCCGGGCTCGACACTACTGGCAGGCCGAACAGCTTCACCCACCTGCTGCGGGTACGGGAAGAGGCTGCTCCCGCGCTGA